ACAGGGCATGAGGGTGTTCGGCCAGACGAATGGTCCAGTCATAAAGCGATCGTAACATATACAGTACTCAAATCCCGTTTGCGGCCCCAAGAAGGCAAACCATGCACCTGACGGACCGTCAACCGCCCAGATTGAAACAAATGGAATGTGGGATGTTTTTTGCCTCTGGACCTTCCTGCGCTTGGGCGCTAATCCAGTGTCCGTGGCCCAAGTGGCGGAATGGTAGACGCAGGGGATTCAAAATCCCCCGCCTTCACGGGCGTGAGAGTTCGAGTCTCTCCTTGGGCACCACATCCTCTTTTAACCTGCTATTTGTCTTTCGCGATCAGATGGTTGCGTTGCTGTATTGTCGTAGCTTTTGTTGCCGCAGCCTTGAGACGCGCGATTATGCCGCCTTGCGAATACTTGGATACAAAAACGAAACGGCGACGATCTGGCGTGGTTTTCTACAACGCCTGAAAACTGAGCGGTCCAAGAAAACGAGACAGGGGGAATGGGAAACAATTACGGCGCTGCGCTTCAATTGTTCATCGCAAGTTTTTAACTTCATGGCCAAAGGCGAAGCCGGGCATATGCCTCAAACCTTGTTCTGATACCATTTCAGAACAAACACCCGAATGGCCGATGCAAGGCCAGTTTCAGGATCGCGTTCAACATCAATTTCTGCGGCCAAAACATTGATCGGAAGTCTTTTTTCAGCCGCTATGTCGCGGAAAGCTCGCCAGAATTCATCTTCAAGCGACACGGATGTTCGGTGCCCCTTGAGAGTCAGAGAGCGCTTGATTGGGCGGCCGCTCATTCGTCTAACTCGCGCTTGTCGAGGTCACGCTTCAGCTTGTCCTGTTCAAACTTGGCGATTTCTTTCTCGGCCTTGGTGCGGCCGAATGCGACAGCATTCTGATCCGCGCGGGCTTTCTTTTCAGCCCGCGCTTTTTCTTTACGATACCGGTTCAGGTTAACCGGCTTGCCCATCAGTCTTTTGGACCAATCATCTGCTCGGGGCGGACGACGGCGTCAAAGGTTGCTTCGTCCACAAAGCCCAGCGCGATGGCCTCTTCCTTGAGGGTTGTGCCATTCTTATGCGCCGTCTTGGCAACTGTTGTGGCGTTGTCGTAACCGATAGTTGGCGCCAGCGCTGTGACCAACATCAGTGATTCCTTCATCAGCTTGTCGATGCGCGGTTCGTTGGCCTTGATGCCCATCAGCATCCGCTCAGTAAAGCTGTCAGAAGCATCGCCCAACAGCTGGATTGACTGCAGCAGGTTGTAAGACATCATCGGGTTGTAAACGTTCAGCTCGAAATGACCCTGGCTACCTGCGAAAGTCATCGCGGCGTTGTTACCCATCACGTGGGCGGCGACCTGGGTCAACGCTTCGGCCTGTGTGGGGTTCACCTTGCCGGGCATGATCGACGAACCTGGCTCGTTCTCGGGCAGAATCAGTTCGCCCAGACCCGACCGTGGGCCCGAGCCCAGGAAACGAATGTCGTTGGCGATCTTGTAGCAACTGCCGGCAATCGTCGCCAAAGCGCCTGACAGGAAGACCATCGCGTCATGGGCGGCGAGTGCCTCGAACTTGTTCGGTGCGGTGACGAAGGGCAGGCCGGTAATATCAGCCATGTGGCCTGCGACGGCCTCGCCCCAGCCGTGTTGTGTGTTAAGCCCTGTACCAACTGCGGTACCGCCTTGCGCTAGCTCGTAAATCCCAGGCATGGCTGCGTGAACACGGGCAATACCCTGGCGAATCTGATGGGCGTAACCGCTGAATTCCTGTCCCAGCGTCAGAGGCGTTGCGTCCTGCGTGTGGGTCCGACCGATCTTGATGATGTCTTTGAACTCTTCGGCCTTGTGTTCCAGCCCCGAGGCAAGTTTCTCGAGCCCCGGAAGCAGCACGTCACGCACGCTGGTCGCGGTGGCCACATGCATGGCGGTAGGGAAGGTGTCGTTCGAAGATTGACCCATGTTACAGTGGTCGTTCGGATGCACCGGGTCTTTTGAACCAATCACACCACCCAGAATTTCGATGGCGCGGTTTGCGATGACCTCGTTCGAGTTCATGTTCGACTGCGTGCCCGAGCCGGTCTGCCAGACAACCAGTGGGAAGTTGTCATCAAACTTGCCCTCGATCACTTCACCAGCGGCTTGAATGATCGCGTCGGCAATTTTTGCATCCAGTTTGCCGGTGGCCTTGTTCTGCATTGCGCAGGCTTTTTTGATCACGCCCAGCGCGCGGACGATGGCGACGGGCTGTTTTTCCCAACCGATGGGGAAATTCATGATCGAGCGCTGCGTCTGCGCGCCCCAGTATTTGTCGGCAGGAACCTCAAGCGGGCCAAAGCTGTCGGATTCGGTGCGGGTCTGAGACATCTGTCACTCCGTCTGGTATGCAGTTGTATGCCGTTTAGCCGCAGCAAAGCCGTGACGCAATCGGCCAGTTGCGCGCACCTTAGCCAGAGGCGTCGCAAAGGTATAGGTGGCGGGGTGCGTCACTTTACTTGAGATTGCCGGGGAAAGTGCCATTGTGCGTGGGTCTCTGTGAGCTACAATAAGAAGGTGAACGCCGTGGAGGACAAAATGCCAAATTTCCATCGTCTTGCGCTTGCAAAAGCCGTCACGATCTTTGCCATTTGCGCATTGTGGCTGTCCGTTTTCAGCGATTCTGCACGGGCTCAGGACATTGCACCTTTTGTGGGGGATTATATTGGGTCTGCTAACGTCGTGGATGCTGATGGCACCTCAACCCCTCGGGACATGAGCGTTTCCATTGTTGAAACCCAAAATGGGTTCAATGTCAGTTGGCGGACCACGACCTACAAGTTGGACGGGCGCGTTAAGGAACAGAAGTTTTCTATCGACTTTGTGCCTTCGGGCCGCGGGGATTTGTTTTCGGCTGCGATGAAGCGCAATGTCTTTGGCCACGAAGTGCCGTTGGACCCGATGAAAGGGGAACCGTTTGTCTGGGGTCGAATCGTGGGGGATACGATGACCGTGTTTTCTTTGTTCATCGATCAGGATGGCGGGTACGAACTGCAGCAATTTGATCGTACGCTTGCAGAAGGCGGGCTGAACCTGTCCTTTTCGCGTTTCATAGACGGTGTAAAATCCCGGTCTGTCGAAACATTTCTGCAAAAGAAATAACCCCGCGCGCGGCGGGGTTGATGTGGTTATTTCCGGAAGCTGTCGAGTGAAACCACGTCTGCGTCGTGATGTGGCTCTTCTTCTTCGACATCTATCGACTCTTCCATGATATGATCATCGTCTAACTCACCCTCGGGGCTTTCAAAGCGCAGGCCAAATTCAACAGACGGATCCACGAAGGTCTTGATCGCGGCATAGGGGATGTAGAGCGGTTCAGGCGCGTCGCCGAAATTCAGCGTTATGGCAAAACCGGATTCGCCAACTTCAAGGTTTTCGAACCAGTGCTGCATGACGATAGTCATTTCTTCCGGGTACCGTTCACGCAACCAGTCAGCGATGTCTACACCGTCCTCGCGCGTGTCGAAGGTGATAAAGAAATGATGCGCCCCGGGTAAGCCGGTTTCGGAAACATCCGTCAGCACTTTCTTGATGAGCCCGCGCATGGCGGAGTGCATCAGGTTGCCGTAATCGATGCCTTGCGACATGTGTGATCCTCAAAAGTGGTTATGCCCAGCATAGGGCTTTTGTTCGGAAACGAAAGGGCAGGTATGGCCGGATTGATCATATAGTGTGTGCGGCCAGCCCGGCGACAGACATCAGGGCCAACACGGTGCCCATCCCCAATTTCAGTCGAAAAATCAAGGCCCCAGCCAGAATTGTCAAACCCAAAGCGGTGAAATCCATTTGCGAAAGTTGCGGCGTGGGTATTGCCAGTGGGCCCCAGGATATGTGGGGAACTGATTCGAATAGAACGTTCAGGGCAAACCACACGGAAAGGTTGAGAATCACTCCGACAACAGCAGCGGTGATGCTGTGAAGGGCCGCCGACAGGCGCGGTCGCGCAGCCAGCCGGTCAAGGTATGGGGCGGCAAGGAAGATCCACAGGAAGCACGGCACAAAAGTTGCCCAAAGAGCGACCGCGCCAGCAGCCAAAGCCAGGCCAAAGCCTCCGCTCAACTCTCCCGCAAGCATTGCGACAAACTGAGTCACCAGAATCAAAGGGCCGGGTGTGGTTTCCGCAAGGCCCAAACCGTCGATCATCTGGTCAGTGCTGATCCAGTGATACTGATCCACAACCGTCTGGGTCATATAGGCGAGTACAGCATAGGCACCACCAAAGGTGACGACGGCCAGCCGTGCGAAAAACCAACCCAAATCGCTCAGCAATTGGTGTCCGCTAATGGTCAATGCAACCAAGGGACCAAGCCAAAGAGGCAACCAAACAGCGATGGTTCGCAGGGAAGGCTTCAGGTGCGACGGCTGGTTCGGCTCATATGGTTTCGATAGGCCTCGGAAAGTCGCGTATCCCCAAAATGCGGCCGCAAAGATGATCAGCGGGAAGGGGAGGTTCAGCAGGAAAATGCTAAGGAATGAGAGTGCGGCGACGACGTAGTGGTCTTTGTCCGTCAAAGCTTTGCGCGAAAGGTTGCGCAGGGCTTGCAAGACAATCACGATGACTGTTGCCTTGACGCCGATGAAGGCCGATTGCACCAATGGAAGATCTCCAAACGCAGAGTAGAGGGCGACCAAAACAGCGATGACAATTGCGCCAGGCAAGACAAATAAGCTGCCAGCGATCAGACCCCCGGAAACCCCACGCAAACGCCATCCGGCGTAAGTGGCCAATTGCATGGCTTCTGGACCCGGCAGCAACATGCACAGTGACAAGGCACGCAGGTAGGTTTGCTCATCCAGCCATGGTCTGCGTTCGACCAGTTCCTGATGCATCAGAGATATCTGCGCCGCTGGTCCGCCAAAGGACAGCAACCCGATCCTGCCAAAGACGCGAATTAACTCTGGGACCGAGGGCGTCACGGAACCGCTCATGCTGTATGGCCCAAAAGCTCAGACTGGTTCCAGAATTTGGCAGTGTCGAAGGCAGCCAAAAGCACTAACACTTGCTGTTCAATGTCGGGTGGCCAAGTCACAACATTTAATCCTGCAAGTCCCGAAAGATGCGAAACTTGCGTCACCGCCTTGGGGTGTTCGCATTTGGACCCCTTGGCGCTTGCTAACGTGCAAGCGCAATTGGGGTCAAGATTGCTTTGGGTTCAGGCCCAGTCCAGACGTTGCCCAGTCATGCACACGGGCAAAGTGTCGGATGGAAACTGGCCTAACTCTTCAAAGAACGAGATGAAATCAAAGTGATTGTAGGCCTCAACCATCTTGTCGCCTTTGAACCGCGCCATGACCTGTCCCGTGACCTCCAAAGGCGCGCCGTTGTCGGCGCGGAAGGTGCGAACGTTCAAAATCGCTGACACCCGATCCCCATTTTCGATGATCTTGGGCAGTTCAACCTTGATGTCGCCCAGGATATGGCGGAACGCGGTGACCAGGTCGCGGAAATCATCTGCACCAACTTGCATTTCGGGGATCAGCCCTTCGGCCATCGTTTCCGGCGCAAAATATTGATCGATTGCCTCGGTATTTCCGTTTTCCCAAACTTCGGAATACCACGCCCTGAGTATCTCTGAATTTGTCATCCCAGCTCTCCTGTCCAAGTGAGGGCACGATGACAGGCAGGAATGAACAAACTCTGAATGTGCCCTAAAAAGGGAATAAGGTCAGACATGTCAGGGAATAATGCAGGTTTCTGTTGCCAGGTACCTGCGAACCCCGCCTTACGCGGCTAGGCGCAAGGGCTTAGATTTCGGTCTTGTTACTGCTTACGCAGCAACTGCAACCGGAGCACGATTGTCGTTTGCAATTGTACTAGTTTCGCCGATAACGGTGGCAGACAGCCGAGACAAAGCTAACCCCTTTAGACGTTCGTCGATCCTGTTTCGGCCCCAAAATCCCCAAACGAAGGATGGTTGGTGGAGCCGCCGGGTACCGCCCCCGGGTCCGATCCGCTTATTACGAGCGCGTTTATGTCCATAGTCCCGAAGGACATTCCATATATAGGTGAGGTGATGGTTAGATGCAAACTCAGATTGCACCTCAATCAACCCAATAGTCTCAGTTGGTTAGGTTGTTTTATTAAAGTTTGCAGCAATCAGCCAAACGGCCAGAACCAGTTCGATTCCCCCAAAGATCATCGCCTTGGCCAACGGCGGATTGTCCAGCGCGACCGATACAAATCGGCCTAACGCTGCCCCCGAATAGACGACGCCCAGCATGACATAGGCCATCGGATTGTTCAGCCAGATAACGGCGATTCCGGTGACGACAAACAGACCTCCGACCGAGGCGCGCATCTCTGACAAGCCCATCGTGCTGTTGGTCGGGGCCAGATCAAGAGCCGAGGCAGTGTGGGCCGGGGCCAGAAACCCAAACGCGCCAAACCCGATAGTCAGCAACGCAGCAATCACGTTCAGAGTTGTGACCATTCCGGCCCCCTTATGGTTCAGGCCGCGTAGGCGGCGTCAAAGAAATCACGTTCCAGTTCGACTGCGCGATGGAACAATCGCGTGACCTCGGCCTGTTCAGCCGCATCCAACGTCGGCCAAACCTTATCCAGCTGTCCACGCAGATATTCGACCACGCTTTCAAACCCTTCGCCCGCATGTAGCGTGATCCATTCGGCAAACCAGAAGGGCAGGTCGTCTTTGGGTGGGTTTTCCGGGCTGGCCCAACTCAGATAGACCCATTCCGCCACGACCAGCACGGCCAGCATGTTATGATAACGGCCCGAGGCCACGGCCTCGGCCATCAGGTCCTGAAACGCCCGTGTGGCGGGGGCGGGTTCTGTGCTGGGTTTTGTGCCCAAAGCGTCCATCGCGCGCAGGAAATAAGTGTTCTCGGGGCCTGTGATCAGCGCGAGAAACTGCGCGGCTGGTACGCTGTCTGCGAGGGTCGGAGCGTGCGCGATGGCACTGGCAAGCAAGCGCACAAATCCGTCCACGAACTGATAATCCTGCTGAAGATACCAGCGCATTTTGTCCTCGGGCAGGGTGCCGTCGGACAAATCGCGCGTAAAGGCGTGGGAGGTGGCGGCTTGCCAGTCATCACTTCTGCCCTGACGCAGCATTTCGGTCGGGCGGGTTTGGTCCAGCATTCGGAAACTCCGTTTTTGTCTTGCCGCAGACAAAGCGCGTTTCAAATCAAAGTACAAGATCAACCAAGCGCTGACCAAAGACCAAGGCCGCCAACCAATATCAGACTTAGCGCCCAGATGAGCTCAAGATTGAACCAACTGCGCGACAGAACCTGCAGGCCCAGCCAACGATAGACGGCAAAAGCCAGCAGACCTCCGCCCAGAACCATGGCGGCTGTGTGAAGCGCGGCGACGCCCAGAACCAGCAGGGTGTTTGTTGTCATGATCTGGGATATCGCTTGATGGCCGGCGTCCAGTTCATCTACGGCACACAGCCCCAGATAGATCGGAACCAGCATCAGGGCGGCCCCATGCGCAAGGGCCACCAGAAACGACCATAGAGCCAGTTTGCTGGGGGGAATCCGTGACAAAAAACGGGGGTGACGACGGGTGATTGCGATGAACAACCCCATCGCGATGACGAGCAGCGCGGCACCAATTCGGATTTCCTTTTGATAGTCGACCAGAACCGCCATCAGCGCAAAAGGCAGCAGCACTCCTAACATGGCCACAAAATGCCCGCCCGCCAAAGCTGCCAGTGCTTGCCAAAGCGCGGATTGGCGCTGCTCCATCAGCGCGGAAGAGACCGCCAGCGGCCAGCCCATGCCAGGGTTCAGGCCGTGATAAGCGCCGCTCAGAACAACGGCCAGCCAGAGGCCAGCCGTTGATGTCATCAAAACGTCCAACTCAGACCGAGGGGTAGCAGAAGCTGTCGGTTGAACAGTCTCCGCCCTCCAGCCGGATTTGGTGGCTGCGGTAGCCGTCGGGGAACTCGACCCAGAATTTCGGATCCAACGTCAACCCTCCGTTCTCGCCAACATCGGCCTTGACCATGGCCGCGCCGCCTTCGCCCGGATAGAATTGATCGTCCCAGGTGGAATAGAGCGAGTTGGTCCAATAGACGCGTTTGCCGTCACGGCTGATTTCAACCATTTGCGGACCGTAACCAAAACTCTGGCCATTTGGATGCTTGGTTTTCTTAACGATCCCCCCGATTTCAACCATACCAGCCAGCTTGGGGTTCATTGGGTCCGACACATCGTATTGATGCATCTCACCGGTGCCCCAGCACGAGACGTAGAGGTATTTGTCATCCAGGCTCAGGTCGATGTCAGTGACCAACGGTGGCACCGCCGAAAACCCTTTGAGCAGATCTGGCAGATCATCGGGATCAGCTGGTTGCGGATCGATGGTGATGGTTTTCTTGGCCTCGAATGTGCCGTCATCATTGCGCCACCAGGTGAAGATCGCACCTTGCAAGTTGGTGGTGTCTACGACAACCCCGCAGAACCCATACTGCTTGACCGGGTCATGGGCCGGACGGATTTCCAGTGCCATCTGGTGGTTTTCACCAAGATCGATGGTCTGGATATTGGTCCGGTTACGCAGGTTCCAGAAATGGATGCGGTGACCGTATTTGTTCGAAAGCAAGTCTTCGGCCACTATCCCGTTTTCGAACTGAGGCGGCAGACCCCATTCAGAACTGACCATGTAATCGCGCGGGAGGTTCCACCAGAAATCATAATGCTTGTCCTGCACACCGCGCTCGATCTCATAGCGGCCGATGATCTCAAAGCTCTCACAATCCATAATGAAGATGCCCGGAGGACCATCAGTGCCGTCCGCGCCACCGCCGCCCAGCGTGCTGACATAGATGCCCTCAGGCCCGCAATGGATTGTGTGTGGGCGGGAATATCCAGTCTTGGCAAAGACTTCTTCGGGTTCGATGATCTTGTGAATCTTCGCCTCAAGTGGGTTTTTAACGTCGATGACGTAAATCCGGCTGGATCGAATGCCGGGGATGATCAGATAGCGCCGCTCCAGAAAGGCGTGCCCGGTCAACGGTGACAAGGCGGACGAGCAGGCATTCCATCCGAAATGGTGAAACTCATCGCCCTTCTCAGGCATGATCACCTGATGAACAATTTTTCCAAAATCGTCGGATGTTGGATCGACATTCACAACCGCCAACCCGTCTGGTTGCGAAAAATCCGGGCTAAGCATCAAGGTGAAAGCAAGCGTTTCAGTAGGCCCCTCCATCGCGAGCTTGGCGGATGGGTAAAAGGTTGGGTCCGGTCTAGTGTTCATAACGTCCTCCCGTAAGTCATTGATCTTCAATTCGTATTGAGAGTTCCGGTCTTGGCGCCGGATGACATTCTGCCTGCTCGTCTTCCTTTCGTTGCCTAAGCGCGCATTGGGCGCTCAAGCTGGTTTGCGTTTACGCTCGGCCACGTCCTGCGCCAATTGGCGGGTGTAGTGTTCTAGATCGTTCAGCGCGGCGTCCACGGTTTCGGCGTCCTGCGATTCAAGCGCGTCAACTATTCTGCTGTGCAGCGCTATGATTTCTTCACGAGACCGCGCGGTGAAAGTGATCATGTTCATCAGCGGCTGCATCGCCTCAACCGCTCCGGCCAATTGATATGACAGGACTGGGTTTCCAGCCCCATCCACCAAGGCACGGTGAAAGGTCACGTCAGATGCACAAAACGCTTCGTCTGTCAGACCCGGTTGAGATTGACGAAATATCTCGGCCCGCATGGTGGCCAATTGATCTGCGGTGCGTCGCTGCGCGGACAAAGGCGCACAAGCTCTTTCCAAAGCGTAACGCGCCTCGCAAGCGGTATCAAAGCTGACCGCGTTCATCGACAGCAGCAAGGTCGAGGTTGTGATCTGCTGGGAATAGGCGTCCTCAAAACTCAGCCGATTTACAAACGCGCCGCCCGATGCCCCACGCTGTGTGCGGATCAGGGATTGCGCCGCCAATCGTTTTAACGCTTCACGCACGGTTGGACGCGACACCTGAAATTGTTCTGACAACTCGGCCTCAGACGGCAAGCGGGCATCCACGATCAACTCACCTGACACAATCGCGTCCCGAATGGCTTGAGCGATCTGAGCGGACAGGTCAGCGGTTTTCTGGGGCGCGGTTTTCATGTTCAGAGGACCTTGGGCAAATTTTTATTTGTCTGACATTTAAAAGTCTGACATTTGAAAAGCAAGGGAGTTGAGTCGGGAGGCCGAAGTGAGTCGTACGTGGCTGCGCAGCGGAATGTGGCTGGGCTT
The genomic region above belongs to Ruegeria sp. HKCCD4315 and contains:
- a CDS encoding TenA family protein, yielding MLDQTRPTEMLRQGRSDDWQAATSHAFTRDLSDGTLPEDKMRWYLQQDYQFVDGFVRLLASAIAHAPTLADSVPAAQFLALITGPENTYFLRAMDALGTKPSTEPAPATRAFQDLMAEAVASGRYHNMLAVLVVAEWVYLSWASPENPPKDDLPFWFAEWITLHAGEGFESVVEYLRGQLDKVWPTLDAAEQAEVTRLFHRAVELERDFFDAAYAA
- the chrA gene encoding chromate efflux transporter, whose translation is MSGSVTPSVPELIRVFGRIGLLSFGGPAAQISLMHQELVERRPWLDEQTYLRALSLCMLLPGPEAMQLATYAGWRLRGVSGGLIAGSLFVLPGAIVIAVLVALYSAFGDLPLVQSAFIGVKATVIVIVLQALRNLSRKALTDKDHYVVAALSFLSIFLLNLPFPLIIFAAAFWGYATFRGLSKPYEPNQPSHLKPSLRTIAVWLPLWLGPLVALTISGHQLLSDLGWFFARLAVVTFGGAYAVLAYMTQTVVDQYHWISTDQMIDGLGLAETTPGPLILVTQFVAMLAGELSGGFGLALAAGAVALWATFVPCFLWIFLAAPYLDRLAARPRLSAALHSITAAVVGVILNLSVWFALNVLFESVPHISWGPLAIPTPQLSQMDFTALGLTILAGALIFRLKLGMGTVLALMSVAGLAAHTI
- a CDS encoding SspB family protein, with translation MSQGIDYGNLMHSAMRGLIKKVLTDVSETGLPGAHHFFITFDTREDGVDIADWLRERYPEEMTIVMQHWFENLEVGESGFAITLNFGDAPEPLYIPYAAIKTFVDPSVEFGLRFESPEGELDDDHIMEESIDVEEEEPHHDADVVSLDSFRK
- a CDS encoding selenium-binding protein SBP56-related protein encodes the protein MNTRPDPTFYPSAKLAMEGPTETLAFTLMLSPDFSQPDGLAVVNVDPTSDDFGKIVHQVIMPEKGDEFHHFGWNACSSALSPLTGHAFLERRYLIIPGIRSSRIYVIDVKNPLEAKIHKIIEPEEVFAKTGYSRPHTIHCGPEGIYVSTLGGGGADGTDGPPGIFIMDCESFEIIGRYEIERGVQDKHYDFWWNLPRDYMVSSEWGLPPQFENGIVAEDLLSNKYGHRIHFWNLRNRTNIQTIDLGENHQMALEIRPAHDPVKQYGFCGVVVDTTNLQGAIFTWWRNDDGTFEAKKTITIDPQPADPDDLPDLLKGFSAVPPLVTDIDLSLDDKYLYVSCWGTGEMHQYDVSDPMNPKLAGMVEIGGIVKKTKHPNGQSFGYGPQMVEISRDGKRVYWTNSLYSTWDDQFYPGEGGAAMVKADVGENGGLTLDPKFWVEFPDGYRSHQIRLEGGDCSTDSFCYPSV
- a CDS encoding DUF4169 family protein — its product is MGKPVNLNRYRKEKARAEKKARADQNAVAFGRTKAEKEIAKFEQDKLKRDLDKRELDE
- a CDS encoding FadR/GntR family transcriptional regulator codes for the protein MKTAPQKTADLSAQIAQAIRDAIVSGELIVDARLPSEAELSEQFQVSRPTVREALKRLAAQSLIRTQRGASGGAFVNRLSFEDAYSQQITTSTLLLSMNAVSFDTACEARYALERACAPLSAQRRTADQLATMRAEIFRQSQPGLTDEAFCASDVTFHRALVDGAGNPVLSYQLAGAVEAMQPLMNMITFTARSREEIIALHSRIVDALESQDAETVDAALNDLEHYTRQLAQDVAERKRKPA
- the fumC gene encoding class II fumarate hydratase, with product MSQTRTESDSFGPLEVPADKYWGAQTQRSIMNFPIGWEKQPVAIVRALGVIKKACAMQNKATGKLDAKIADAIIQAAGEVIEGKFDDNFPLVVWQTGSGTQSNMNSNEVIANRAIEILGGVIGSKDPVHPNDHCNMGQSSNDTFPTAMHVATATSVRDVLLPGLEKLASGLEHKAEEFKDIIKIGRTHTQDATPLTLGQEFSGYAHQIRQGIARVHAAMPGIYELAQGGTAVGTGLNTQHGWGEAVAGHMADITGLPFVTAPNKFEALAAHDAMVFLSGALATIAGSCYKIANDIRFLGSGPRSGLGELILPENEPGSSIMPGKVNPTQAEALTQVAAHVMGNNAAMTFAGSQGHFELNVYNPMMSYNLLQSIQLLGDASDSFTERMLMGIKANEPRIDKLMKESLMLVTALAPTIGYDNATTVAKTAHKNGTTLKEEAIALGFVDEATFDAVVRPEQMIGPKD
- a CDS encoding DUF4345 family protein gives rise to the protein MVTTLNVIAALLTIGFGAFGFLAPAHTASALDLAPTNSTMGLSEMRASVGGLFVVTGIAVIWLNNPMAYVMLGVVYSGAALGRFVSVALDNPPLAKAMIFGGIELVLAVWLIAANFNKTT
- a CDS encoding ribbon-helix-helix domain-containing protein, which gives rise to MSGRPIKRSLTLKGHRTSVSLEDEFWRAFRDIAAEKRLPINVLAAEIDVERDPETGLASAIRVFVLKWYQNKV
- a CDS encoding ester cyclase: MTNSEILRAWYSEVWENGNTEAIDQYFAPETMAEGLIPEMQVGADDFRDLVTAFRHILGDIKVELPKIIENGDRVSAILNVRTFRADNGAPLEVTGQVMARFKGDKMVEAYNHFDFISFFEELGQFPSDTLPVCMTGQRLDWA